The nucleotide window CATATCCATTAAAGATTTTTTCTTTTATTTTTTATCCTTTTGTCAAAATCTTACTTTTTATTTCAAATGTTTTTCTGATGATTTTCAGGGAGAGAATTGATACAATAATGCCTGTTTTAACAGAAGAAGATGTAAAGGCAATGATTTCAGCAGGAGAAAAGGAAGGAGTTATAGAAAAAGAAGAAAAAGAGATGATACACAGTATATTTGAATTTGGAGATAAAATGGTTAAAGAAATAATGACTCCGAGGGTTAATATAGTTGCGGTTGAAGAAAATACATCTCTTGAGGATATTGTTAAAAAAATCAGTTTATCTGGATATTCAAGAGTTCCGGTTTATAAAGATAATATAGATAAAATTACAGGAATTGTCTATATAAAGGATATAATAGCAAGACAGACAGAAGAAGCATGGGAAAAACTTAAAGCAAAAGACATATTAAGAAATGTTTATTTTGTTCCTGAAACAAAAAAAGTTATTGAATTGTTAAGAGAATTACAGATGTTAAAATTACAAATGGCAATTGTTATAGATGAGTATGGCGGAACTGCTGGTCTTGTAACCATAGAAGACCTTATAGAAGAAATTGTTGGAGAGATTTCAGATGAATTTAAAAAAGATGAGAAGGAATATATAAAAATAAGTGAGGGAAAATATCTTATAAAAGGGAGTATGGAAATTGAAAAAGTTGAGGAATTACTAAAAATAAAAGTTCCACCAGAAATTGATATTGAAACAATCGCTGGTTTTGTTTTATCATATTTTGGAAGATTTCCTAAAAAGGGAGAAGAGTTTGAATATGAAAATTATAAGTTTGTTGTTCAGGACGCAGATGAAAAGATTATTAAATGGGTTAAGGTTGAGAAATTAGAAAAAGAGGAAGGAGAAAAATATGAGTGAAAATCAAATGAGAGAGGTAAGAATAAAAAAACTTGAAGAACTTAAAGAAGAAGGAATTGAAGTTTACGGAAGAAGATTTTTTAAAACAAATATTGGAGAAGTTAAGGAAGATGGTAGTTTTAAAATTGCTGGTAGAATTATGGCTATTAGAGGTCATGGAAATGCTGCTTTTGCTGATATAGTTGACAGTACAGGTAAAATTCAGGTTTACTTCAAAAAAGATATAGTGGGTGAGGAAAATTATGAAATTTTTAAGAAAATTGATATAGGAGATATTGTTGGAATTGAAGGTGAAGTTTTCAGAACAAAAACAGGAGAAAAAACTATACTTGTTAAAAATTTCCTTATCCTTTCAAAATCATTAAGACCCTTACCTGAAAAATGGCATGGATTGAAGGATGTTGAGATAAGATTCAGGAAAAGGTATCTTGATTTGATAATGAATGAAAGTGCAAGAGATATTTTTAAAAAAAGAATAATGATTTTGAAATTTATGAGAGAATTTTTGAATGATAAAGGATTTGTAGAAGTTGAAACACCAATGATGCATCCAATTCCTGGAGGTGCTGAAGCAAAACCATTTATTACATATCACAATACACTTGATATGGAACTCTATTTAAGAATTGCACCTGAACTTTATTTAAAAAAACTTCTTGTAGGAAATTTTGAAAAAATATATGAAATAAACAGGTCCTTTAGAAATGAAGGGATTTCAACTTTACATAATCCTGAATTCACAATGCTTGAATTATACTCTGCTTACGGTGATTATGAAGAGATGATTGAGATAACAGAGGGATTAATCTGTTTTTTATCTGAAAAAATTTTTGGTTCTCTTACTTTTGAATATCAAGGGAAAAAGATTGAACTTACAAGATCGTGGAAAAGAATTAAATATGAAGATGTTTTTAAAGAATATGCAGGGATTGAGAATTTCAGAGATGAAGAAGTTATAGATAAAAAAGTGAAGGAATATCAGATAGAAGTGGAGGAAAATGAAACATTATTTGATAAACTTGAAAGTATTTTTAAAAAGAAAATTCAGCCACTTCTTATAAATCCAACATTTATTATTGGTTATCCTGTTGAAATATCTCCACTTGCAAAAACATTTAAAGATAGCCCTGAAATAACAGAAAGGTTTGAACTTTTTATTGGAGGTATTGAGGTTGCAAATGCTTATTCTGAATTAAATGACCCGATTGAGCAGTTGAAAAGATTTGAAGAAAAATTTAAAGATGTAAAGGATAAAGAGAAAAAAATTGATTATGATTTTGTGGAAGCACTTGAATATGGAATGCCACCAGCAGGAGGTCTTGGAATAGGAATTGACCGACTTGTTATGCTTTTTACCAATTCATCTTCAATAAGAGAAGTTATATTTTTCCCTCTTTTAAAACCAAAAAATGAGTAAAAAAATT belongs to bacterium and includes:
- a CDS encoding hemolysin family protein; translated protein: IIPSVIAGIMTFIILVFGEIIPKSIAKKHFEKIALLTSYPLKIFSFIFYPFVKILLFISNVFLMIFRERIDTIMPVLTEEDVKAMISAGEKEGVIEKEEKEMIHSIFEFGDKMVKEIMTPRVNIVAVEENTSLEDIVKKISLSGYSRVPVYKDNIDKITGIVYIKDIIARQTEEAWEKLKAKDILRNVYFVPETKKVIELLRELQMLKLQMAIVIDEYGGTAGLVTIEDLIEEIVGEISDEFKKDEKEYIKISEGKYLIKGSMEIEKVEELLKIKVPPEIDIETIAGFVLSYFGRFPKKGEEFEYENYKFVVQDADEKIIKWVKVEKLEKEEGEKYE
- the lysS gene encoding lysine--tRNA ligase; its protein translation is MSENQMREVRIKKLEELKEEGIEVYGRRFFKTNIGEVKEDGSFKIAGRIMAIRGHGNAAFADIVDSTGKIQVYFKKDIVGEENYEIFKKIDIGDIVGIEGEVFRTKTGEKTILVKNFLILSKSLRPLPEKWHGLKDVEIRFRKRYLDLIMNESARDIFKKRIMILKFMREFLNDKGFVEVETPMMHPIPGGAEAKPFITYHNTLDMELYLRIAPELYLKKLLVGNFEKIYEINRSFRNEGISTLHNPEFTMLELYSAYGDYEEMIEITEGLICFLSEKIFGSLTFEYQGKKIELTRSWKRIKYEDVFKEYAGIENFRDEEVIDKKVKEYQIEVEENETLFDKLESIFKKKIQPLLINPTFIIGYPVEISPLAKTFKDSPEITERFELFIGGIEVANAYSELNDPIEQLKRFEEKFKDVKDKEKKIDYDFVEALEYGMPPAGGLGIGIDRLVMLFTNSSSIREVIFFPLLKPKNE